In the genome of Pontibacter actiniarum, the window CAGCACGGTGAAACATGCAAGCCTTAATGTAGCACGGCATCAGAAAGTAAAAGCCACTTACGCGGAAGGTGTGGCTAACATGGCGGTTGTAGAAGAAGACGGCCTGGATAACGCAATAGTTTATGCCGAAGTGCTCGCACAACTGCACAGTGCCCTGAGTACCCTCCCTGCCAACTGCCAGCGTATTTCCCGAATGTGTTACCTGGAGGGGATGAAAAACCAGGAAGTTGCCAACTAGTTGGGAGTTTCGGTGAACACCGTTAAAACCCAGAAGCAGCGCGCCCTGCAGCTTCTCCGGCTAAGGCTCAACCCCGAGCTATTCGCACTGCTGGTATTCCTGGACTTGTAATCACCTACCGTCCGCAGAGGTTCTTTGGCTGAAAAAGCCTTTTGTAGGCTGTAAGTGATGTACAGCCGTGCATACCGCAGCAACTGCTGCCTCAGCTTTTAAGCGTGGCTTCAAACCATCTCCTGAGCTCTTTACCCTCCAGCTTTTCTACTTTCTCCAGCAGTTCTTCCGTTGTGGCGATTTTGGCAGCGGCAACCTGCGACAGAAGCTGAAGAAACCTTTTATCTCCAATCTT includes:
- a CDS encoding sigma-70 family RNA polymerase sigma factor, yielding MSENEASAISGDELTLKELFDRYYSRLVYFSAQVVGCKETAEDVVQEAFIKYWNQRTSVAAHPLAIKSYLYSTVKHASLNVARHQKVKATYAEGVANMAVVEEDGLDNAIVYAEVLAQLHSALSTLPANCQRISRMCYLEGMKNQEVAN